From a single Oncorhynchus gorbuscha isolate QuinsamMale2020 ecotype Even-year unplaced genomic scaffold, OgorEven_v1.0 Un_scaffold_5543, whole genome shotgun sequence genomic region:
- the LOC124029108 gene encoding target of Nesh-SH3-like: protein MVQMSQEALSDVCAVKGEVKAKEALSDGICCIYLKSCLSPLDSLSLPAIHNKTQPRLPLTKNQGFPGAPKTAFAPPERHLEARPDPRSNEPQWPQFPLDGGNSIRNASSHLVDLPPASPQLLPTKTPSTSSATPVLNNPSPPGEKQQGKTQPRGPTSATVKTHNPSSALSKSQKGASLLTPALGSEKANNNNLGQGSQRNLKPHGPAITLIGRTMKSPAATNSLFPFTDGSRQDTPSSSSSSSSSSSSPLHRSNNSSQTSGTTGANGKHHKGTGLPKPVVWNRLRMANTNNSLLEDINPDVLGRSGFSSIEDQFYGSRPSIPVNKKTNLVGKPGDMNKLNVLEANGQDRRHTTTTAPSANDIWFETWENSSLFSSLPASDVDALGKKRFVAPHVVYKTDKKPDEPCSITTSLSYFPEEEGGETNVTAPPKSPPPTSP, encoded by the exons GGAATATGTTGCATCTACTTGAAATCCTGCCTATCTCCTCTTGATTCCCTTTCTCTCCCAGCTATTCACAATAAGACTCAGCCTAGACTCCCTCTGACCAAAAACCAAGGTTTCCCAGGAGCTCCCAAGACCGCTTTTG CACCACCAGAGAGACACCTGGAAGCTAGGCCTGACCCCCGCTCCAATGAGCCTCAATGGCCACAGTTCCCACTGG ACGGAGGAAACAGTATTAGAAATGCTTCCTCTCATCTCGTGGAcctccctcctgcctcccccCAACTCCTGCCCACCAAAACCCCCAGTACCTCCTCTGCCACCCCTGTCCTTAACAACCCCTCTCCACCTGGTGAAAAGCAACAGGGAAAGACCCAACCCAGGGGACCTACTAGCGCCacagtgaagacacataaccctTCCTCTG CTCTCAGCAAATCACAGAAAGGAGCATCACTGCTAACCCCCGCCCTGGGCAGTGAGAAAGCCAATAATAACAACTTGG GTCAAGGCAGCCAGAGAAATTTGAAACCCCATGGCCCGGCCATCACACTGATAGGCAGGACCATGAAGTCTCCTGCTGCCAcaaactctctctttcccttcactGATGGCTCAAGACAAGataccccatcctcctcctcttcttcctcatcctcctcctcatcccctcttcACAGGTCTAATAACTCATCACAGACCTCCGGAACAACAGGGG CCAATGGTAAGCATCACAAAGGAACCGGCCTCCCCAAACCAGTCGTTTGGAACAGACTGAGAATGG CAAACACAAACAACTCGCTGTTGGAGGACATAAACCCTGATGTTTTGGGCCGTTCAGGCTTCTCTTCCATTGAGGACCAGTTCTATG GATCTCGTCCGTCCATTCCTGTCAACAAAAAGACCAACCTGGTTGGCAAACCTGGTGATATGA ACAAGCTGAATGTCTTGGAAGCAAACGGACAAG ACCGCAGACACACAACAACGACTGCACCATCAGCCAACG ACATCTGGTTTGAAACCTGGGAGAACTCCTCATTATTCAGCTCCCTACCAGCCTCTGACGTGGACGCATTGGGAAAGAAACGTTTCGTTG CACCCCATGTAGTCTACAAGACGGACAAGAAACCAGACGAGCCTTGttccatcaccacctctctcagCTACTTCCCAGAGGAGGAGGGCGGGGAGACAAACGTGACAGCCCCGCCTAAGTCTCCGCCTCCAACCTCACCGTG